In Shouchella patagoniensis, the following are encoded in one genomic region:
- a CDS encoding methylated-DNA--[protein]-cysteine S-methyltransferase, whose protein sequence is MNSNIKKLYYTKWRNLFILAATESGLAYLSTPNETMEQFSLWAGRTFPNANLVEQESALQLYINELDEYAQGSRQLFSFSFETSGTPFQEAVWKALQDIPYGATVTYTAIAEKINKPKAVRAVGTAIGANPVLISIPCHRVVSKSGRGSGYRGGLEMKQALLELERWASEALAYRKEESRES, encoded by the coding sequence GTGAATTCCAACATTAAAAAGCTATATTATACAAAGTGGCGGAACCTATTCATCTTAGCGGCAACAGAAAGTGGACTCGCATATCTAAGTACACCTAATGAGACAATGGAACAATTTTCCTTATGGGCAGGCCGTACCTTTCCAAACGCCAACTTAGTCGAACAGGAATCAGCCTTACAGCTTTACATCAATGAATTAGATGAGTATGCACAAGGGAGTCGACAACTTTTCTCGTTTTCATTTGAAACGAGTGGTACTCCTTTTCAAGAAGCGGTTTGGAAAGCGCTACAAGACATTCCATATGGTGCTACGGTTACGTACACGGCTATTGCCGAGAAAATCAATAAACCAAAGGCTGTACGTGCAGTCGGTACAGCAATTGGAGCAAACCCCGTGCTGATTTCCATTCCGTGCCACCGTGTAGTGAGTAAAAGTGGGCGAGGCAGTGGCTACCGCGGTGGACTTGAGATGAAGCAAGCACTACTGGAGTTGGAACGGTGGGCAAGCGAAGCTTTAGCTTATCGGAAAGAGGAGTCTAGGGAATCCTAG
- a CDS encoding bifunctional transcriptional activator/DNA repair enzyme AdaA — MTPDEVPVVYWEAIRENDTAFDRLFFYGVQTTKIFCRPSCRSKVPNKKNVRIFTDVKHALAEDFRPCKRCKPELRQTPNEKLVNEMCAWIDQQYSQPITLAQLGDAFHTSPYHLQRTFKHVTGETPHVYIRKKKLQKARALLVQTDAPISQIGNILGFPNTSYFTTVFKKETSSTPNQFRQHQKNRSGAL, encoded by the coding sequence ATGACGCCAGATGAAGTGCCGGTTGTGTACTGGGAAGCGATAAGAGAGAATGATACAGCATTTGATCGGCTCTTTTTCTACGGGGTTCAAACAACAAAAATCTTTTGTCGTCCTTCGTGCAGGTCGAAAGTGCCAAATAAGAAAAATGTCCGTATTTTTACAGATGTGAAACATGCACTTGCAGAGGATTTTCGTCCGTGCAAACGATGTAAGCCAGAGCTTCGTCAAACACCTAATGAGAAATTGGTTAACGAGATGTGCGCATGGATTGATCAACAATACAGTCAGCCAATTACGCTTGCACAATTAGGTGATGCTTTTCATACTAGTCCTTATCATTTGCAGCGAACGTTTAAACACGTTACAGGCGAGACTCCGCATGTCTATATTCGAAAAAAAAAGCTGCAAAAAGCAAGAGCTCTTCTTGTGCAAACCGATGCGCCAATTAGTCAGATAGGGAACATCCTTGGATTTCCGAATACATCCTATTTCACGACCGTTTTTAAAAAAGAGACATCATCTACACCAAATCAATTCCGACAACATCAAAAAAACAGGAGCGGAGCGTTGTGA
- a CDS encoding SPL family radical SAM protein, whose product MKSEFLYKYPKTLLNKGVGFLKGYSHSLNPYTGCVFACSYCYVRQMPVQLFRDQDWGEWVDVKQGAQSILEKELKREKKKGPVTIFMSSSTDPYQPIEHKEQVTRGLLKAMVQNPPDFLFVQTRSSLVTRDIDLLQTLGPRVRVSMTVETDSDEIRKHFSPSAPPIAGRLKALVRLREAGVATQATVAPLLPSSPAFAQVLSETVDRVCIDDFYMGDGSKGKRTERLGIYALHKEIGMEKWYEPDAYQKLVRRLRSQFSTDQIYISETGFLP is encoded by the coding sequence ATGAAAAGTGAATTCTTATATAAATACCCAAAAACGCTTTTAAATAAAGGCGTCGGTTTTTTAAAAGGCTATAGTCATTCCTTAAATCCATATACTGGTTGTGTGTTCGCTTGCTCGTACTGTTATGTACGACAGATGCCTGTTCAGCTTTTTCGTGATCAAGATTGGGGCGAATGGGTTGATGTAAAACAAGGGGCGCAAAGCATCCTTGAAAAAGAGCTAAAGCGCGAAAAGAAAAAGGGCCCGGTTACAATTTTTATGTCATCAAGTACGGATCCTTATCAGCCGATTGAACATAAAGAACAGGTGACACGGGGGTTGCTTAAGGCAATGGTGCAAAACCCACCTGATTTTTTATTTGTGCAAACACGGAGTTCTCTCGTGACCAGAGATATTGACTTGTTGCAAACACTTGGACCGAGAGTCCGTGTCAGCATGACAGTTGAAACAGATTCTGATGAGATTCGTAAGCATTTCTCTCCCTCCGCACCACCAATAGCAGGTCGACTGAAAGCGTTAGTGCGCTTACGTGAAGCGGGCGTTGCTACGCAAGCAACCGTTGCCCCACTCTTGCCAAGCTCACCAGCGTTTGCTCAAGTCCTATCTGAAACGGTCGATCGAGTGTGCATCGATGATTTTTATATGGGTGATGGTAGTAAAGGCAAACGAACGGAACGGCTTGGTATTTATGCGTTACACAAGGAGATTGGAATGGAAAAATGGTACGAGCCAGATGCGTATCAAAAACTAGTGCGCCGGTTGCGTAGCCAGTTTTCAACGGATCAAATCTATATCAGTGAAACGGGATTCTTACCTTAA
- a CDS encoding DNA-3-methyladenine glycosylase family protein encodes MKSTKWINHHHAIIRTDEPFSFQANLAYLKRSTNECMFYIEGGSVIRAIEVEGQACLIRISSENDSDLWVRFLQQAPLDKDMRYKVITYVCDWFDLYTDLSPFYSMAALDPLLHQPVSHFYGLRVMGIPDLYEALVWGILGQQINLSYAYTLKSRFVERFGSAIDSDGITFWLFPKADTVASSSIEELMNLGMTRRKAEYLLSVSQLLTDRTLSKEHLGNDLKTAEKQLTSIRGIGPWTANYVLMRCLRFPNAFPIDDVGLHNAIKFIYGSERKPTKTEICEIAKPWRGFESYATFYLWRLLY; translated from the coding sequence ATGAAGTCAACAAAATGGATCAATCATCACCACGCTATTATTCGCACTGATGAGCCCTTTTCGTTTCAAGCAAACCTTGCTTATTTAAAACGATCAACAAATGAATGTATGTTTTATATAGAAGGGGGATCTGTCATACGGGCAATTGAAGTAGAAGGACAAGCGTGCCTTATCCGGATAAGCTCTGAAAACGACTCGGATTTATGGGTCCGTTTCTTGCAGCAAGCACCTTTAGACAAAGACATGCGGTACAAAGTCATCACTTATGTGTGTGATTGGTTTGATTTATATACGGATCTAAGCCCCTTCTACTCAATGGCAGCGCTAGATCCTTTGCTTCATCAGCCGGTTTCTCACTTTTATGGCTTGCGTGTTATGGGCATTCCTGACCTCTACGAAGCTCTTGTTTGGGGCATTCTTGGCCAACAAATCAATCTTAGCTATGCCTATACTCTTAAAAGTCGCTTTGTTGAACGATTTGGGTCAGCAATTGATTCGGACGGTATCACGTTTTGGTTGTTTCCAAAAGCAGACACCGTGGCGTCCTCATCCATAGAAGAACTGATGAACCTCGGAATGACTAGGAGAAAAGCCGAATACTTGCTGTCTGTCTCGCAATTACTAACGGATCGTACTCTATCAAAAGAACACCTCGGAAATGATTTAAAGACAGCTGAAAAACAACTAACCTCCATTCGTGGTATTGGCCCATGGACGGCTAATTATGTCTTAATGCGGTGCTTGCGTTTTCCTAATGCTTTTCCAATTGATGACGTGGGATTGCACAATGCGATCAAGTTTATTTATGGCAGTGAACGCAAACCAACCAAAACAGAGATTTGTGAAATAGCAAAGCCTTGGAGAGGTTTTGAGTCTTATGCAACATTTTATTTGTGGCGGTTGTTGTATTAA
- a CDS encoding tetratricopeptide repeat protein — protein MAKDDKIMAYFSLVEFKHNLLVSRYNKNESDFSLEHVEQATEIYNMLKYLYYFVSGQNEYVQERYRSAVKMFRKAERLLEYVNDEAEEAEFYLYTGLVYYRLNQYLVASSYMEQAEVSFKKINYKEQEVNYQIITASIFQELHNAKKGEEILKDALITAEPFPIVYSLVLRSLGLNKQSLKKFTEAEMYFRKALDVTQHEDTVFGAKTRYNLCNSLFNQGKYEEAVKNFQLAKTGAIYYKNNEYTARCLFTEGLHINNDYKLVDTAIELLKTDGMDFEVAELSEEAARVAEDAGETALALKYMKVAHKARLYQNSLGDNQIV, from the coding sequence ATGGCGAAAGACGACAAAATTATGGCTTATTTTTCATTGGTTGAATTTAAACATAATCTGTTAGTCAGTCGGTATAACAAGAATGAGAGTGATTTCAGCTTAGAACATGTTGAACAAGCAACAGAGATTTATAACATGTTAAAATACCTTTATTATTTTGTGAGTGGTCAAAACGAGTACGTTCAAGAACGCTATAGGTCTGCAGTTAAAATGTTTCGAAAAGCCGAACGGTTACTAGAGTACGTTAATGACGAAGCTGAAGAAGCCGAATTTTATTTGTATACGGGCTTAGTTTATTATCGTCTTAATCAATATTTAGTTGCTTCCTCCTATATGGAGCAAGCGGAAGTAAGTTTTAAAAAAATAAATTATAAAGAGCAGGAAGTTAATTATCAGATTATTACTGCATCTATTTTTCAAGAGCTACACAACGCTAAAAAAGGGGAAGAAATTTTAAAAGATGCTTTGATAACTGCAGAGCCATTCCCTATCGTTTATTCATTAGTACTGCGCTCATTAGGGTTAAACAAACAGAGCCTAAAAAAATTTACTGAAGCAGAAATGTATTTTAGAAAAGCGCTTGATGTAACACAACATGAAGATACTGTATTTGGTGCAAAAACAAGATATAACTTGTGTAACTCATTGTTTAATCAAGGAAAGTACGAAGAGGCAGTTAAAAACTTTCAATTAGCTAAAACAGGTGCTATTTATTATAAAAACAATGAATATACTGCTCGTTGCCTATTTACAGAAGGGTTACATATTAATAACGATTACAAACTAGTCGATACAGCCATTGAACTTCTTAAAACAGACGGAATGGATTTTGAAGTGGCTGAGCTATCAGAGGAAGCAGCACGTGTTGCTGAAGATGCAGGAGAAACAGCTTTGGCGTTGAAGTATATGAAAGTTGCGCATAAAGCACGACTCTATCAAAATTCTTTAGGAGATAATCAAATTGTTTAA